The proteins below come from a single Mya arenaria isolate MELC-2E11 chromosome 6, ASM2691426v1 genomic window:
- the LOC128237409 gene encoding baculoviral IAP repeat-containing protein 7-A-like, with translation MVKVSISSKLPKVAHTTKERHTKSENKNANLRRSQRLVEPRYNSHHQGRKKGKRDITIIEVIILGIYIVYATDFSAFIRHVLSSFQEFTVYFQYKDGQYRCFVLLDSTEELKIKEGNQHVLETCSYLSEVPFTDFVVMTSRSTESFVVLRKTTDCQQLFKKLQWYVNDHLCLHKVDLSKKQLTESPYKDDPLHNVFYFGNLTLVENRSADTPTGTNKNLDLVVSLTGISGTVFPHDNNYFTFSSLPTNSPKSIVYNGGILLPNPSHWRAGIRLGEDANAHEQNNISTLESARADDKSRSNRKRPRYPGKSTVANRLDTFNAWPHSAPTPQTLAVAGFFFTGDADLVRCHQCGIGLKDFSPVDDPMSEHIKHAGSCDFLIDLYGLIGLEQKRCLINDPEAIRRRQLESFQTQKAPDTIYRRPEYASYEARLATFDGWPEEVSQRPYQLAHAGLYFTGVEDHVRCFACDGGLRQWDAGDDPWVEHCRWFPACSFARKTKGDQYIELIQASVDQGEDFSELEETRPVLQHQETSPEDFVTSGIDNITLGRAELEEHRRTCIEDLGFPAEEFEEALIELRKSGNILPTLEDLFFCIGDIQKRNEIRQVQLEAVTEDTPESILEENARLKHILKCQRCDVNNVNALFLPCAHHRMCMDCASKYDVTVCPICDRPIREIVKTFMG, from the exons ATGGTTAAAGTGTCTATTTCATCAAAGCTCCCGAAAGTAGCGCATACTACTAAAGAGAGGCATACTAAATCGGAAAATAAAAATGCGAATCTTAGAAGATCACAACGGTTGGTAGAACCAAGGTATAATAGCCACCATCAAGGACGGAAGAAGGGCAAAAGGGATATAACAATTATAGAAGTAATTATCTTGGGGATTTACATTGTGTACGCGACAGATTTCAGTGCCTTCATTCGGCATGTTCTATCCAGTTTTCAAGAATTTACGGTGTATTTTCAGTATAAGGATGGTCAATATCGCTGTTTCGTGTTGCTTGATTCAACAGAAGAGCTCAAAATAAAAGAGGGGAATCAACATGTACTAGAGACATGTTCTTATCTGTCTGAGGTTCCTTTTACGGACTTTGTAGTGATGACGTCGAGATCTACGGAGTCTTTCGTGGTACTAAGAAAGACGACAGATTGCCAGCAGCTCTTTAAAAAGCTTCAATGGTACGTTAATGATCACTTATGTCTACATAAAGTTGATCTGTCAAAAAAACAGCTGACTGAATCACCCTATAAAGATGACCCTTTACATAACGTTTTTTACTTTGGTAACCTTACGTTAGTTGAAAACAGGAGCGCTGACACACCGACTGGGACAAATAAGAACCTTGATCTGGTCGTTTCGCTGACAGGAATAAGCGGGACTGTTTTCCCccatgataataattatttcaccTTTTCATCGTTACCAACAAATTCACCTAAGAGCATAGTGTACAATGGCGGCATATTGTTACCAAACCCCTCGCATTGGCGGGCAGGGATTAGATTGGGCGAAGATGCAAATGCGCATGAGCAGAACAACATTTCAACCCTGGAGAGCGCTAGGGCAGATGACAAATCACGAAGCAACAGAAAACGGCCTCGCTATCCAGGGAAAAGTACCGTGGCAAATAGACTGGACACGTTTAACGCCTGGCCGCATTCAGCACCGACCCCTCAAACACTTGCAGTAGCTGGCTTCTTTTTCACGG GCGACGCGGACCTGGTTCGGTGTCACCAGTGCGGTATCGGTCTCAAAGACTTCAGCCCGGTTGACGATCCAATGTCAGAGCACATTAAACATGCTGGCAGTTGTGACTTCCTCATTGACTTGTATGGGCTGATTGGACTGGAACAGAAAAGG TGTCTTATCAACGACCCCGAAGCAATTAGAAGACGCCAGCTGGAATCGTTCCAAACACAAAAAGCCCCAG ATACTATATACCGAAGACCCGAGTACGCGAGTTATGAGGCCCGCCTGGCAACATTTGATGGCTGGCCGGAAGAGGTGTCTCAAAGGCCCTACCAGTTGGCACACGCTGGTCTCTACTTTACAG GTGTTGAAGATCACGTGCGGTGTTTCGCCTGCGATGGAGGACTGCGGCAGTGGGATGCGGGAGACGACCCTTGGGTTGAGCACTGCCGCTGGTTTCCGGCCTGTTCCTTTGCCAGAAAAACCAAGGGGGACCAATATATCGAGCTCATTCAGGCTTCCGTCGACCAAGGAGAGGATTTTTCAGAACTG GAAGAAACAAGACCTGTGCTCCAGCATCAGGAAACGTCTCCCGAAGACTTCGTGACTTCCGGTATAGACAACATCACGCTTGGGCGTGCGGAGCTCGAGGAACACCGTCGCACGTGCATTGAGGATCTTGGGTTTCCAGCAGAAGAGTTTGAAGAGGCCCTCATTGAGCTTAGAAAAAGTG GAAATATTCTTCCGACATTGGAAGACCTTTTCTTCTGCATTGGAGATATTCAAAAACGGAATGAAATCCGACAAGTTCAACTGGAAGCAGTAACAGAGGACACCCCAG aaaGCATACTTGAAGAAAACGCTCGCTTAAAGCACATCCTGAAGTGCCAGCGGTGTGATGTCAACAACGTTAACGCACTGTTCCTGCCATGTGCACATCACCGGATGTGCATGGACTGCGCGAGCAAATACGACGTCACGGTGTGTCCAATATGTGACCGGCCGATCAGGGAAATCGTTAAAACTTTTATGGGTTGA